Within the Vigna angularis cultivar LongXiaoDou No.4 chromosome 10, ASM1680809v1, whole genome shotgun sequence genome, the region gggtaattgactcaggtgcttctgatcacatttctggcaatacctctttgttctcatctatttcctttcgagaaaaacctcatttcataacccttgcaaatggatctaaaatttcttccaaaggagtcggtcatgtttctttgtctccctcccttaATCTCAACTTAGTCCTTTTGGTtgctaattgtccttttaatttaatttccttaagtcagttgactaaaatgttaaattgttcaataacctttgatcataaatcttttgttatacaggagcgtggttcggggagacagattggagaaggatatgaacctggcggattataccattttagatctcgtccaagggtgtcctgtgttgtcctgtgttgctgctcctaatcctaaagtactacatgatcgacttggccatcctcatttgtccaaattaaaaacgatgtgtcctgaacttgtggtctccaaaccttagaatgtgagtcatgtaaaagtaggaaaacatgttagatcttcctttcctaaaaggtctcaatcaatatgtaattctagtttttccatcatccattctgatatatggggacctagtcgtatctcctcctttggttttagatattttgttacctttattgatgaatattcaagatgtacttgggtttatcttatgaaaaatcgttctgaatcgttaactatctttacatcctttttgaatgaaatcaagaatcaatttggtcaagtaatcaaaatattaagaagtgataatgcaaaagagtatttctcatcctccttttctgccatcttgagttcccacggtatcttacatcagtctacttgtcctcatacaccacaacaaaatggtatagcagaacgaaaaaatagacacttggttgaaactgctcgtacccttttgcttggtgcccatattcctgtccatcattgagggatgccatcttaactgcatgttatcttattaatatgATGCCCTCcccctctcttgataataaagtccctttctccattttgtttcctaatgattctctctttcatacatctccccgagtgtttggctgtgtatgttttgttcatgacatatCTTCaagtctagacaaactctccgctcgcgctctcaaatgtgtcttcttaggctattctcgacttcaaaaaggatatcggtgttactgtcttaaaactaagaagtattacatgtctgccaatgtcacattctttgaacaaactccttacttctctccatctattcaggatgtttctatcctccagcaaGTCCTTCCTATTGcaatggctgagtcaaatagcttcactgtctctgtcattccaagtcttgatcacaatccttctacacctgtttctccacatactgagatatCTCACACAGGGCCctaatggatagtccacctccccaagacaatggtgaatctcctactttagattcttctccctcatcACCTCCTCCTACGtctcctggtgcaaatgattcagcatgacctattgccctcagaaaaggtactcgttccactcgaaaccatcatcccatttataattttctaagataTCATTGATTGTCGTCctcctatttttttcttttatcctcaatgtcctctgttgttatacccaagaatgtgaaagaagcactcgatcatcctggatggcgacaagctatgattgcagaaatgcaggctcttgaccacaatAATAtttgggagctggtgccccttcccccaaGAAAAAAGgtggttggttgtcgatgggtgtatgcagttaaagttgaccctgatggtgaaattgatcggctcaaagctcggcttgttgcaaaaggttacactcaggtttatggtcttgattattgtgacactttctctcctgtagccaagatgactactattcgtctcttctttgccatggcagtcATTCATCACTGGCCatttcatcaattggatatcaaaaatgccttcctacatggtgatcttgaggaagaagtttatatggagcaacctcctgggtttgttgctcagggggagtctggtatggtatgcaaattgcatcgatctctatatggccccaagcaatccccacgtgcttggtttggaaagtttagctccattgttcaaaaatttgggctaaaacgcaatgaagcagaccattcagttttttattgtcattcttctctcgggaaatgtgtttacttaatagtatatgttgatgatattatcaTTACAGGAAAtaatgttgttggaatatctcaactaaaagagtacttgtgtagacattttcaaaccaaggatcttggaagtctcaaatacttcttaggcattgaagtagcgcaatcaaaagatggagttgtaatcttccaaaggaagtatgctcttaatatattacaagaaataggcatgattgattgtagactagtagacagtcccatggatcTAAACCAGAAATTAaagacagaagaaggtgaattattctccgatccagagaggtataggaggctggttggaaaactgatttatctcactaagGCCAaatctatcttttgcagttggagtggttagtcagttcatgcaggctccatgtgttgaccattggaatgctctcattcgcattctaaggtatgtaaagaaggctcccgggcaaagattgttatatgaagataaaggacgcattcaggtctctgggtattgtgatgcagattggacaggttcacctattgacaGACGGTCTACTataggatattgtgtttttctaggaggaaacattatttcatggaaaagtaagaaacaaaatgtagtagctcgatcaaccgcagaagccgagtatagggcaatgacatcactaacatgtgaacttatatgggtgaaacaattccttcaagaggttaaattttgtgacatccatactatgaagatgtattgcgacaatcaagctgctctccatattgcatcaaatccagtgtttcatgagaggactaaacatatagaaattgattgtcattttgttcgtgaaaagttgttgaccaaagaaatatgtactgagtttattgggtcaaacgatcaactcgcagatatattgaccaagtcattaaggggtcctcggattgagtttatttgttccaagcttggtacatacaatttgtatgttCCATCTTGAGagagagtgttaggatatttatcctattttatcatcattatagtgtgtcaagggttacctatttatcatgattatattgtgtctaggattatcctatttatcatgattatataatgtctagggttaccctatttatcatgtacttgtttatcaatttattcttataaatagaagattgtgataGAGATCAATTAAActctctaaaattattttacaattttaatcttaagtccacttatttatatacacgCCACATCAATTTCTAGATGAGGGCCATTGggtatttctttaatttttgggCGATGAGTGAGGGCTATTATATTTTCTCCCCTCATAAGCAATATTTGAGCAATATTTGAGGTTTactaaaaacatgaaaattagtatatttttacTGAGTACTCTTCCTCTATAGGAAAGACATATATATACTGATAAGAATAAAAGTGGTGGTGGCGGGAGTAACAcctgtattttttgtttaaatactCCCTCACGTACCATTTTCCATAACTCAGCCCCGCATACCTCTGCGAAGAGCTCCTTCTCCTGCTTTTTCAGCTGCAAAAATATTAACAACAACAAGATGAGGGCACAGCCGAATTCTCCACAAACGTCTACCCACCAAGACGACCCTGATCCCACAACACTGGGGCAGATCACCGAGTTATTATCCACCATGCAACTCGACGAGGCGCCCGCGGTGAACAACCCTATGAAGCGCCGAACGCCGCCTTCCTGTTATTTGTCCGAGGAGCGCTCCCCCAAGAAGTGCGGCTTCTCCTCCGACCCCATTCCGCCCAACCCTAACTGCTCCATCCTTTGCGGCGGCCTTTCCAACCCTCTTTCGAGGAGAGCGTCAGCTCTGCAGCTGGGCGGGATGAATCCTGCTCCTGAATCTGCGGTatgaattaatatttctttcatatttttaataattttagcatttatttataataatttttctttgtagaaattgaaaaaattaaaagatggATTGAAAGAACTGCAAGAAAGATGGGACAAACTTATACAGGATTTCGAGGAAactgaagaaaatattgaagagaaagaagaacaGGAGAAATACGTGCAACATATGAGTATTGAATCTACCAAGAATGGGATGAAAGTTAAATTTTGGTGTCCTTGTTGTGGTAAGGGATGCCAATTTTTGATTTCCGACGACAACGATTGCTATTATAAACTGGCAtaggaaaattttcaaacattgtTATCATTGTTATCAGTACTTTTACTTTTAGTGTATCGTGACTGATCCAGAAAGGAGTTTTATCAGTTCAATTGCTATGCTATCCAGAAAGGAGTTTTATCAGTAATTCTGCTATATGCTATCCAGAAAGGAGTTTTATAAATTATGCTATGATAACTGCACTATTAATCAAATCGACTTCGTTTTCGTACTGTCTCGTGGACCGTGACTCCGACGCCGTTTCCACTCTTGAATTCGACTCGCCGATGCCGCGCAACGCTGTCACCGCGCCGCTTTTGCGGAACCCCGAGCTCGACACCTTCTATTACCTCGGTTTGAAAGGAATCAGCGTTGGCGGAGAGACTCTACCGGTACCTGAGTCGAGCTTTGCTGTCGATGCCACCGGAGGAGGCGGCATCATTGTcgaaaattgtaaaaatataaaaaaaaatatttaaattgtcttaaattttgatttaaaaaaaactactaaatattaaaaagagactattaaatgtaataaaaaattaaatatgatttttattcttaaattactataaaaaaaatttggtttatttataaattaatttctataatatttaattccCGTACTTcgtaaaaatcatataaaatactTTTCCAATGAAAATAAGCATTTAcactaaaacataatataatctCAACATACCATTtattaaagataatattttacataattttcataaaatgtattatatgaaatatttaaaaacaaaacacaatttcATGTAGTGATTTgagagaaaaggaaatatatttaaccctagTAACAATCACAACATCCCATAGATAAGAGTGAAAACACTTATCACCATGGATGATTGCTCAACAAATGCCATGGTTTGTTTCAAGTAGAGTTTAATTCCAAGTGTGGGAATGATAAAAAGAACATTACCCTTTTAACAAAAAAACTGACACAATggggaaaaaaaaagaaaggagaaaaaacAGATAAAGATTGGGAATTTAATGCCCCTTCCCTTCCTGAAGGGAGGCATGTGTTGATATTCAATATTGTTTGATTGAAGAACTAAGCAAAAATggagagaaagggaaaagaaGCTGCCAAAGTAATGTTTGTTCCCTCAATGTAAAGTATATTACAGCCTTAGAGTTGAAGGGATGACTAAAAGGAAGCAGCAGAAGGGTTGACAACAATGTGCCTAAGAGGGTGTGCAACATCACCACCACCAGCATGCTTAACAAACTCTGCTGGAGACAGGAAGTTTCCATGGCACACACACATGATCCTCACTTCCTCTCCCTTACCATATTTGTACAATATTCCCTCAATCCTTCTTCCATTAGGACCATCCCCTTTTGTAAACACACAAGGCATGTCTTCCATTGAGTTTGTCCCAATTTGCTTTCCCATTATGTTCTGTGAATGATGAGTTTTCTTAGATGGATTCTCCACCTCTGCTTTGGAACTTCGAGCCACATGTTCATTTCTCTTGGCCCCTATACCCACACCATCTTGTGCTGATTGATTACTAGCAGGGCTTGCTTCACCACCACAACTATTTGATCCTGTCATTTCACCAAAAACTACATTATCAAATCTTCCTTTTcttaaatttgatgttttcGTTTCCCTCATTTTCAGCTAACTTATACAATATACATATAAACACAACCACAAGTTCCATCTTTGAAAGAAAAGCCACACTTGCTTCAATATCAAGTAACACATTCCAATAAATTATGCTTTGTTTCATTCTGCAATAAGTGGTGATCCATGAGCATCCTTTTAATGCCATGGAAGGGTTTAAACATCAATCACTGTATATATAGAAAGTAAATGAATGAACTTAAAAAGCAGTCCTAAAAAAGGTTAAGTTTATCCCTGATCATTCTGCATAAATTATAGATGAATGCACACAAATTCAGTGTCTAGCCACGGATATCATTTCAGTTATTAAATGATAgaaaattttttgttatacCATCAGTAAAGGATTGCAATAATAAGTAGCAAAGTCAATAACTATTAAGGATCTACTTATGAGGCTGCATATTCATCACCTATGTGGCTATGCctgaaaaatgtcatttttcctaAGTGATATTGTGTTCTAAACACGTCAAAATAGTCCACTAGCATTAGCTTGTTAGTTGATACAGGTTAAACCATGATGAATCTGAACAGTGTTTTTGATGAATGAAGGTAATATTACATGTTAAACCAAAGACATTTTGTTCGGAAGTGAAGTCAATCAAACATGCCAAGACATACTCATTTTGCAAACAAGACCAGCAAATTACTATTGAAGTGAGGTTGCAATATCAGAgcacatgcacaaacacaaaccATCTGGTAGAAACTAGCATGACATTCGAAATTGTCTCATGAAGCTCGACAGCCAAAATAGAGCAAGAAGTAGTGCCATCAGTAAAAATGTTCTTGTCTTGACACAGGTATTATaccaaaatttaagaattaagtATAAGTTCCATGAATTTAGCCAAACTTCAGATTCCACAGCATCATCCGATCATTCCAATTTAGTTCTTTTGAACTTTCATGAGTGAGCATTGTAAGGGCCTTTGACATCCAGAAACCAGAGCCAGGATGTAGAATCAAAACCTCAGTATAACTCACGTAAGAAGATACAGGCAAAAATACAAAGAGTACTGAATcactataataaataattaacttttatatcaCTTAGCTTGAGTAAGTTTTGATGGgtctttttttaaaagataaaaatttactCATTGAAATATAAACAACAGATTCGGAATATGTTTGTAATAACAGGAAAATTAACTAATAACCTTAGTCTTGAACTGCTTATCTTAAATGACCAGAGCTTAAAATGGGAATCAATAAGATTAAGGGGTCATGATCTCAATGTAATTGATTATCAGTTCAGCAACTAGTGATGACAATTCAGTTCAATGCTACTATAAAAAGATGTGTATATTATTAACTTGAAAACCTATAAGATCACACCATAGCAAGCATAACATTTACAGTGGTAATCCATCTCAAATaacatacaatatattcaaGAGCTTTATTTGGTAAAGCTAGCATCTTCTCTTTTTGGTATCATAGTTAATTCAAATATGAAGCTTCAAATAATGGTAGTATCACATGTGCAAGAGAAATTCCCAAGTGACAGAATAAAAGTGACTGTTTCACAATGCTGGAATGGTGAAAAAGAAAACCTCACAATAACATATACTTGCAAAACATAATTCCTTTCAGTGTGCTGTGGCTTCTAGGTGATTATTACAACACAGAAAGGGACAAATGCATAACAATGAAAGACTAAAGGGGAAAACTGGAAGGGGAATCGCCCCCAACTTTATAATCATTCCAAATTTCCATACATATAGTGACCAAATAAAACGAAATGCCACAAAAAGGAAGAGATTAACAAGTTAACAGCTTCAGTAAGTAGATTTCAATACAAGTAAAACAACACTCTTCATGGTTGAATCTCAAGAACACTAAGTACCCTTACAAGTAACAAAGCATATTCACAGaatcaattaaaactttaaaacaagCAAGCACACATAAAAAGATACACAAATCACAAATACACAATCACCATCACACATTCGTAACACAATCACCACCATAACCACAAAAGGCAGCACAATGTCAAACTCATATGTACAGTAACCAAAATTTACCTAAAAAAGCCTTGCTATCCATTTCGGACACTGATGAAGAGCTTCCTCCTTGCGAATCTGCCGAACCCTGAGAAGATGGCTGCCCAAACAGACCTTGAAAACCTTTTCCCTTCCCCAACACATCGCCAAGAACAACCTGCTTTGGCGCCGCCACACCCCACCCTAGAGGGGGCGGAGCCAACGTGGCAGAACCAAATCTGGTCAACCCCATTGCCACCACACTGCCACCCTCCACCTCCTCAGCGGCGGCGCAGCCACCAGCAACGGCCTCCCGGGAGCCCTTCTGCTTCTCAGACCGGCGTCTCTTGGCCTCCATCCGGCGCAGAGTCTGCATCTCCTTCCTCCGCCGCCACTCCTCCTCCGTCTCGGTTGGCAGCGAAGACGTTCTCATCAGCGCAGGGAACGCTGCAAGCGGCGGTGCCACCGCGTCGTCCTCCCTGAACAGAGGCATTGTCCCCACCACAGAAGAAGAACGCATaagcttcttcttttttggGTTCTTGTCCACCCCAAATCTTCCTCCGAGAGAGAGACCAAGGTTCAACTCAAGCTCTTCATCCTCCTCCTGGTCCTGTTGCTCAGGACGAGGGTGATGAAGAGGCTGCGATACGCTAACgttattcatattattatccCTAAGGGTAACACCTCTCGTGGCAAATCCCTGAAGCAAATCCCTCGGGTACCTCTCCATCCTCTCAGAATCCTCGTTCCGATTCTGCTGTTGCTGAAGATGGGTTGGTTGATGCTGCTTCTGTTGAGGGTGCCGCTTCTTATAGTCCTCCATCATCAATGCCCGTTACAAAAAGACAACAACATAGAACATCGTGAAGTAGTAACACCTGTTCACGGCATGTTCTTCACACAATCCGCGTGTGCAGCAGAAAAGAACAAGGCTTGGTGGGGTGACGAGTAGCAGTGATTCAAATCAGCAGTAAAACCCATGACACCAAACATGCCTCCTCATCAAATGATGCCAAAAGCAGCACACAGAACACAACTGGATTACACAAAAACCGGTTCTTTCCTCTCAAAACAGTCGAAATTTAATGCAATTAATTCAAAAAAGAATTTTCCTTTATTCTCCCAGACAGCAATCAATCCTCAcccaaaacaaataaaaaaaaagaaccatcaaaatcagtttttttttcttcctcttcgttTCTCACACGTGCGAAACCCAaagcaaagaaagaaagaagcaacCAAACACCAATGATTCAAGAGAAAGAGTGAGGaaaaaatggaaagaagaagaagaagaagaaagaagagaagaaaaaggtgaTGTTTTGCTGAAAGAggagaaaagaaggagaaagtGAAAGAGGAGgaataatatttattagtgGACGAAAGTACCCCTGGGATGTGACGGGTTGAGTGAGGAGGAAGAGACAAGTGGGCATGGCGAGAGAAGGGCGCGTGTGTGCCACGTGGCGACAGTGACATGATTTTTTAATGTAAGATGAGATTGCTGTCGAGAGGGACAGATGTCAAAAGGAGGGTGGGGATAAACCAATTGCCACGTGTCGGTGAAGATCCCGGAAAAGGAAAAGGAGACGCGTGTCTCCAACATTAATAATGATTTATTATAGTTTGTTTGTCGTGGTTGTTGCGGCTTGGGGTTATGTGTTGTTTGTGCATTAAGTCGTGTCGTGTTCTCTTAGGTTAGGTCCTATGCGGTTCCACTTTTCCTCAATTTGTCAACCTCTTTCGCTTACTCACTCACTGCCACCCATGTGCCAACCTCAACTTCTCACcccattctttctttcttcttcattagcTGTACCCcatcattatttaataattttttcaatatatttatgatttaattaattctCCAAAATTTCACAATAGACACGTGTTACTTAAAGAtgtcttaaattaaataataataataataataataataataataataataataataataataataatgagacTAACCTTCTACAGCTGATAATGATATGTACCTTGTAGGttgagtttgtttttattgCTGTTCTCAGTTAATTATCTCTGTGGGCATGTAATTCATAAAGTCAACTTTATTGTATTTGGAAATTTCTCACTAAATTattgttttccatttttataCATTGTTAAttcaagaaaacttttaaatattatcttcaaataattattacaataattGTACAGGAAAAAActtaattagaaaatttttgaaaattgtta harbors:
- the LOC128194360 gene encoding uncharacterized protein LOC128194360, with amino-acid sequence MRAQPNSPQTSTHQDDPDPTTLGQITELLSTMQLDEAPAVNNPMKRRTPPSCYLSEERSPKKCGFSSDPIPPNPNCSILCGGLSNPLSRRASALQLGGMNPAPESAKLKKLKDGLKELQERWDKLIQDFEETEENIEEKEEQEKYVQHMSIESTKNGMKVKFWCPCCGKGCQFLISDDNDCYYKLA
- the LOC108336076 gene encoding ninja-family protein AFP3, with the protein product MMEDYKKRHPQQKQHQPTHLQQQQNRNEDSERMERYPRDLLQGFATRGVTLRDNNMNNVSVSQPLHHPRPEQQDQEEDEELELNLGLSLGGRFGVDKNPKKKKLMRSSSVVGTMPLFREDDAVAPPLAAFPALMRTSSLPTETEEEWRRRKEMQTLRRMEAKRRRSEKQKGSREAVAGGCAAAEEVEGGSVVAMGLTRFGSATLAPPPLGWGVAAPKQVVLGDVLGKGKGFQGLFGQPSSQGSADSQGGSSSSVSEMDSKAFLGSNSCGGEASPASNQSAQDGVGIGAKRNEHVARSSKAEVENPSKKTHHSQNIMGKQIGTNSMEDMPCVFTKGDGPNGRRIEGILYKYGKGEEVRIMCVCHGNFLSPAEFVKHAGGGDVAHPLRHIVVNPSAASF